Proteins from a single region of Stutzerimonas stutzeri:
- the uvrD gene encoding DNA helicase II, with amino-acid sequence MHDDLSLLLNSLNDAQRQAVAAPLGRQLVLAGAGSGKTRVLVHRIAWLHQVERASLHSILSVTFTNKAAAEMRQRIEQLLHVNPQGMWVGTFHGLAHRLLRAHWQEAKLAQNFQILDSDDQQRLVKRVIRELGLDEQRWPARQAQWWINGQKDEGLRPRNIQAGGDLFLATQLKIYEAYEEACARAGVIDFSELLLRALDLWRDHPGLLEHYQRRFRHVLVDEFQDTNAVQYAWLRLLAKGGESLMVVGDDDQSIYGWRGARIENLHQFSADFPDAETIRLEQNYRSTACILKAANALIANNQGRLGKELWTSGCEGEPISLYAAFNEHDEARYVVESIEKAIRDGMSRSEIAILYRSNAQSRVLEEALLREKIPYRIYGGQRFFERAEIKNAMAYLRMIQTRDNDAALERVINVPARGIGEKTVEALRQLAREQGLSMWAALHQAVGTKAVSGRAASALNAFVELVDTLALKVEGMQLHNMAQLVIEQSGLLAYHRDEKGEKAQARVENLEELVSAARAFDSYSEEDDDVQSPLAAFLDHASLEAGEQQAGDHEDSVQLMTLHSAKGLEFPLVFLVGMEEGLFPHKMSLEESGRLEEERRLAYVGITRAMQQLVITYAETRRLYGSETYNKISRFVREVPPALIQEVRLSNTVTRSFSGKSMSGSSLFDGAGVPETPFNLGQRVRHSLFGEGTILNFEGSGAQARVQVNFEDEGSKWLMLSYAKLEAL; translated from the coding sequence ATGCATGACGATCTCTCTCTCCTCCTGAATTCCCTCAACGATGCTCAGCGCCAGGCCGTGGCCGCGCCGCTGGGCCGTCAACTGGTATTGGCTGGCGCTGGCTCGGGCAAGACCCGGGTACTGGTGCACCGCATCGCCTGGTTGCATCAGGTCGAGCGCGCATCATTGCACTCGATTCTTTCGGTGACCTTTACCAACAAGGCTGCTGCAGAGATGCGTCAGCGTATCGAGCAGCTGCTGCACGTCAACCCGCAGGGCATGTGGGTCGGCACCTTCCACGGCCTGGCCCACCGCCTGCTGCGGGCGCACTGGCAGGAAGCCAAGCTGGCGCAGAATTTCCAGATCCTCGACTCCGACGACCAGCAGCGTCTGGTCAAGCGGGTGATCCGCGAACTCGGCCTTGATGAGCAGCGCTGGCCGGCACGCCAGGCCCAGTGGTGGATAAATGGTCAGAAAGACGAAGGCCTGCGCCCGCGTAACATCCAGGCTGGCGGCGATCTGTTCCTCGCCACTCAGCTGAAGATCTACGAAGCCTACGAAGAGGCCTGCGCCCGCGCCGGCGTCATCGACTTTTCCGAACTGCTGCTGCGCGCCCTGGACCTGTGGCGTGATCATCCGGGTTTGCTCGAGCACTATCAGCGGCGCTTCCGCCACGTATTGGTCGACGAGTTCCAGGACACCAACGCCGTGCAGTACGCCTGGCTGCGACTGCTGGCCAAGGGCGGCGAAAGCCTGATGGTGGTCGGCGACGACGACCAGTCGATCTACGGCTGGCGCGGCGCGCGCATCGAGAACCTGCACCAGTTCAGCGCCGATTTCCCGGACGCCGAAACCATCCGCCTGGAGCAGAACTACCGCTCCACCGCCTGCATTCTCAAGGCCGCCAACGCGCTGATCGCCAACAATCAGGGTCGTCTCGGCAAGGAGCTCTGGACTTCCGGTTGCGAGGGCGAGCCGATCAGCCTGTACGCCGCCTTCAACGAGCACGACGAAGCGCGCTACGTGGTCGAGAGCATCGAGAAAGCCATCCGCGACGGCATGAGCCGCAGCGAGATCGCCATCCTCTACCGCTCCAACGCGCAGTCGCGGGTGCTGGAAGAGGCGCTGCTGCGCGAGAAGATTCCCTACCGTATCTATGGCGGCCAGCGCTTCTTCGAGCGCGCCGAGATCAAGAACGCCATGGCCTACCTGCGCATGATCCAGACCCGCGACAACGACGCGGCGCTGGAGCGGGTGATCAACGTGCCGGCCCGCGGCATCGGCGAGAAGACCGTCGAAGCACTCCGCCAGCTGGCGCGTGAGCAGGGCCTATCGATGTGGGCGGCGCTGCATCAGGCGGTCGGTACCAAAGCGGTTTCCGGCCGCGCTGCCAGCGCGCTGAACGCCTTTGTCGAGCTGGTCGACACCCTGGCGCTGAAGGTCGAAGGCATGCAGCTGCACAACATGGCGCAGCTGGTCATCGAACAGTCCGGGCTGCTGGCCTATCACCGCGACGAGAAAGGCGAGAAGGCCCAGGCGCGGGTGGAAAACCTCGAGGAACTGGTCTCCGCCGCGCGTGCCTTCGACAGCTACAGCGAAGAGGACGACGACGTCCAGTCGCCGCTGGCCGCCTTCCTCGATCACGCGTCGCTGGAGGCCGGCGAACAGCAGGCCGGCGACCACGAGGACAGCGTGCAGCTGATGACCCTGCACAGCGCCAAGGGTCTGGAGTTCCCGCTGGTGTTCCTGGTCGGCATGGAAGAAGGCCTGTTCCCGCACAAGATGAGCCTGGAGGAATCTGGCCGCCTGGAAGAAGAACGCCGCCTGGCCTATGTCGGCATTACCCGCGCCATGCAGCAGCTCGTCATCACCTACGCCGAAACCCGCCGGCTCTACGGCAGCGAGACCTACAACAAGATCTCGCGCTTCGTCCGTGAAGTGCCGCCAGCGCTGATCCAGGAAGTGCGTCTGAGCAATACCGTGACGCGCTCGTTCAGCGGCAAGAGCATGAGCGGCTCGTCACTGTTCGATGGCGCCGGCGTGCCGGAAACGCCGTTCAACCTTGGCCAGCGCGTGCGCCATTCGCTGTTCGGCGAAGGCACCATCCTCAACTTCGAAGGCTCCGGTGCCCAGGCACGGGTGCAGGTCAATTTCGAAGACGAGGGCAGCAAATGGCTGATGCTCAGCTACGCAAAACTTGAAGCACTGTAG
- a CDS encoding TRAP transporter substrate-binding protein, translated as MKRRHLFGAAAALLATLGLAGCNDDKKVENAGQQAASEPAKTYTWKMVTAWPKNYPGLGTAAERLADRVKVMSDGRLTIKVYAAGELVPALEVFDAVSRGTAELGHGAAYYWKGKVPTAQFFTSVPFGLSAIEMNAWLSKGDGQKFWEEAYAPFGVKPMVVGNTGMQMGGWYNKEINALGDLRGLKIRMPGLGGEVLARLGATTVNLPGGEVFTALQTGAIDATDWVSPYNDLAFGLHKAAKYYYYPGWQEPQAVLELLVNQKAMDTLPEDLQAILTEATRAASRDMMDDYVYSNALALDQLKQQGVELKRFPDEVLGAMQEQSELVLGELAAQSELNGRIWASMKAFQEQVKPMHEISEKELYNWR; from the coding sequence ATGAAACGCCGCCATCTGTTCGGTGCTGCCGCTGCCTTGCTTGCTACCCTCGGCCTTGCCGGCTGCAATGACGACAAGAAAGTCGAAAACGCCGGCCAACAAGCCGCCAGCGAACCCGCCAAGACCTACACCTGGAAAATGGTCACCGCCTGGCCGAAGAACTACCCGGGCCTGGGCACCGCCGCCGAGCGCCTGGCCGACCGCGTCAAGGTGATGAGCGACGGCCGCCTGACCATCAAGGTCTACGCCGCCGGCGAACTGGTGCCGGCGCTGGAAGTGTTCGATGCCGTTTCCCGCGGCACCGCCGAACTGGGTCACGGCGCCGCCTACTACTGGAAAGGCAAGGTCCCGACCGCGCAGTTCTTCACCTCGGTCCCGTTCGGGCTGTCCGCCATCGAAATGAACGCCTGGCTCAGCAAAGGCGACGGCCAGAAGTTCTGGGAAGAGGCCTATGCACCCTTCGGCGTGAAGCCGATGGTGGTCGGAAACACCGGCATGCAGATGGGCGGCTGGTACAACAAGGAAATCAATGCGCTGGGCGATCTGCGCGGCCTGAAGATCCGCATGCCGGGCCTCGGCGGCGAAGTGCTGGCGCGCCTCGGCGCGACCACCGTGAACCTGCCTGGCGGCGAAGTGTTCACCGCGTTGCAGACCGGCGCCATCGACGCCACTGACTGGGTCAGCCCGTACAACGATCTGGCCTTCGGTTTGCACAAGGCGGCCAAGTACTACTACTACCCGGGCTGGCAGGAGCCGCAGGCGGTGCTGGAGTTGCTGGTCAATCAGAAGGCAATGGATACCCTGCCCGAGGACCTGCAAGCCATCCTCACCGAAGCGACCCGCGCGGCCAGCCGCGACATGATGGACGACTACGTCTACAGCAACGCCTTGGCGCTGGACCAGCTCAAGCAGCAGGGCGTAGAGCTCAAGCGCTTCCCTGACGAAGTGCTCGGCGCCATGCAGGAACAGTCGGAGCTGGTGCTTGGCGAGCTGGCCGCGCAGAGTGAGCTGAACGGCCGCATCTGGGCATCGATGAAGGCCTTCCAGGAGCAGGTCAAGCCGATGCACGAAATCTCCGAGAAGGAACTGTACAACTGGCGCTAA
- a CDS encoding Tim44 domain-containing protein, with product MQRVLSIFMALCISLTFALDAHAKRFGGGKSFGSAPSHQTRQAPQQTQAAPNLAGRQTPAAASGASRWLGPLAGLAAGGLLASMFMGDGFEGIQFMDILIFGAIAFLLFRFLAARRRQQQPAMAGHAPMQRDMPQQPSTSIFGGSAAPVAAAPVINAPAWFNEQSFVAAAREHFLSLQQHWDANEMDKISEFVTPQLLGFLKQERAEIGDAYQSTYIDDLQIQLDGVDDDAEKTTATLTFTGTAKTSRFDQGEPFSESWRMERAQGENQPWLVAGIRQNA from the coding sequence ATGCAACGTGTGCTTAGCATTTTCATGGCGCTGTGTATCAGCCTGACCTTCGCGCTCGACGCCCACGCCAAGCGCTTCGGCGGCGGCAAGAGCTTCGGCTCGGCGCCCAGCCACCAGACCCGCCAGGCGCCCCAGCAGACCCAGGCCGCACCGAATCTGGCTGGCCGTCAGACGCCCGCTGCCGCCAGCGGTGCCTCGCGCTGGCTCGGCCCGCTGGCCGGTCTGGCCGCCGGTGGCCTGCTCGCTTCCATGTTCATGGGCGACGGCTTCGAGGGCATCCAGTTCATGGATATCCTGATCTTCGGCGCGATCGCGTTCCTGCTGTTCCGCTTCCTCGCCGCCCGCCGTCGCCAGCAGCAGCCTGCCATGGCCGGCCATGCGCCGATGCAGCGTGACATGCCGCAGCAGCCGTCGACCTCCATCTTCGGTGGCAGCGCCGCCCCGGTCGCCGCCGCTCCGGTGATCAATGCCCCGGCCTGGTTCAACGAGCAGAGCTTCGTCGCCGCAGCCCGCGAGCACTTCCTCTCGCTGCAGCAGCACTGGGACGCCAACGAGATGGACAAGATCTCCGAGTTCGTCACCCCACAGCTGCTGGGCTTCCTCAAGCAGGAGCGCGCCGAGATCGGTGATGCCTATCAGTCGACCTACATCGACGATCTGCAAATCCAGCTCGACGGCGTCGACGACGATGCCGAGAAGACCACCGCGACCCTGACCTTCACCGGCACCGCGAAAACTTCGCGCTTCGACCAGGGCGAGCCGTTCAGCGAAAGCTGGCGCATGGAACGTGCCCAGGGCGAGAACCAGCCTTGGCTCGTGGCTGGTATCCGCCAGAACGCCTGA
- a CDS encoding alpha/beta fold hydrolase → MNAIIRAFTLPLLAIAMQPAFAAQPEQTTQPTSSIASARTASTITTADGVQLYYKDWGPKDGPVVTFSHGWPLNSDSWESQMLFLASEGYRVVAHDRRGHGRSSQPWEGNDMDHYADDLAAVIEALDLKDVTLVGFSTGGGEVARYIGRHGTERVKKAVLVSAVPPMMLKTADNPGGLPLEVFDGIRKASLEDRAQLYFDLASGPFYGFNRPGAKVSQGLIDNWRAQGLQAGHKNTYDSIATFSATDFRGDLKKFDVPTLVIHGDDDQIVPLDSSGKASAALVKGAKLIVYPGAPHGLTDTHKERFNNDLLAFLKE, encoded by the coding sequence ATGAATGCCATCATCCGCGCCTTCACCCTCCCGCTGCTGGCCATCGCGATGCAGCCGGCCTTCGCCGCGCAGCCGGAGCAGACCACGCAACCGACATCCAGTATCGCCAGCGCTCGCACCGCCAGCACCATCACCACGGCCGATGGCGTGCAGCTGTACTACAAGGACTGGGGCCCGAAGGACGGTCCGGTGGTCACCTTCAGCCATGGCTGGCCGCTCAACTCGGACAGCTGGGAATCACAGATGCTGTTTCTCGCATCCGAGGGCTACCGAGTGGTCGCCCATGACCGCCGCGGTCATGGCCGTTCAAGTCAGCCCTGGGAAGGCAACGACATGGATCACTACGCCGACGACCTGGCCGCGGTGATCGAGGCGCTGGACCTGAAGGATGTCACCCTGGTGGGCTTCTCCACCGGTGGCGGCGAGGTGGCGCGCTACATCGGCCGCCACGGCACCGAACGGGTGAAGAAGGCCGTGCTGGTCAGCGCCGTGCCGCCGATGATGCTGAAAACCGCGGATAACCCGGGTGGGCTGCCGCTGGAAGTCTTCGACGGCATCCGCAAGGCATCGCTGGAGGATCGCGCGCAGCTGTACTTCGACCTCGCCTCCGGCCCGTTCTATGGCTTCAATCGTCCGGGGGCGAAGGTCTCCCAGGGCCTGATCGACAACTGGCGCGCCCAGGGGCTGCAGGCCGGGCACAAGAACACCTACGACTCCATCGCCACCTTCTCGGCCACCGATTTCCGTGGTGACCTGAAGAAGTTCGACGTGCCGACGTTGGTGATCCACGGCGACGATGACCAGATCGTGCCGCTGGACAGCTCCGGCAAGGCGTCCGCTGCATTGGTCAAGGGTGCGAAGCTGATCGTCTATCCCGGTGCTCCGCACGGCCTGACCGACACCCACAAGGAGCGCTTCAACAACGATCTGCTGGCCTTTCTCAAGGAGTGA
- a CDS encoding AraC family transcriptional regulator: MADRLAALMTHFPMSAQVFNTGPLCGINTLQSDGVHGQLHLVRSGTLEVRYGRESLLVEQPSLLLFPRPLTHRFIVAPGQNADMVCANLSFEGGTSNPIASALADVVCLPLDQVWGAEPILSLLFEEAFEQRCGRVALVERLLEVVMIQVLRQLMESDEVNGGLLSGLAHPRLRNALVAMHEAPAQDWTLEELARVAGMSRSVFATAFRETVGTTPGQYLQGWRVRLAQKALRRGRPIKVIAIEVGYGSEAAFSRAFKAHTGQSPRDWKKQLAMAADA, from the coding sequence ATGGCTGACCGGCTCGCTGCACTGATGACCCACTTCCCGATGAGCGCACAGGTGTTCAATACCGGCCCCCTGTGCGGCATCAACACGCTGCAAAGCGATGGCGTGCACGGACAGCTGCATCTGGTGCGCAGCGGCACGCTGGAGGTGCGCTATGGCAGGGAGTCGCTGCTGGTCGAGCAACCGAGCCTGCTGCTGTTTCCGCGTCCGCTGACACACCGTTTCATCGTCGCCCCCGGGCAGAACGCGGACATGGTCTGCGCGAACCTGTCGTTCGAAGGCGGCACCAGCAACCCGATTGCCTCGGCGCTGGCCGATGTCGTCTGCTTGCCGCTGGATCAGGTCTGGGGCGCCGAGCCGATTCTCTCGCTGCTGTTCGAGGAGGCCTTCGAACAACGCTGCGGGCGCGTGGCATTGGTCGAGCGGTTGCTCGAAGTGGTGATGATCCAGGTCCTGCGTCAGCTGATGGAAAGCGACGAGGTGAATGGCGGGCTGCTGTCCGGGCTGGCGCACCCGCGCCTGCGCAATGCCCTGGTGGCGATGCACGAAGCGCCGGCGCAGGACTGGACGCTCGAGGAGCTGGCCAGGGTCGCCGGGATGTCGCGCAGCGTGTTCGCCACGGCCTTTCGCGAGACGGTCGGCACCACGCCGGGCCAGTATCTGCAGGGTTGGCGCGTCCGCCTGGCACAGAAAGCCTTGCGCCGCGGGCGGCCGATCAAGGTGATCGCGATCGAAGTGGGCTACGGCAGCGAAGCCGCATTCTCCCGGGCTTTCAAGGCGCACACCGGGCAATCGCCCAGGGATTGGAAAAAGCAGCTGGCCATGGCTGCCGATGCCTGA
- the fdnG gene encoding formate dehydrogenase-N subunit alpha — MDMNRRQFFKVCGVGLGASSMAALGMAPPTAYAESIRHFKLTNTRETRNTCPYCSVGCGLILYSHGSGGKNVAQNIIHIEGDSDHPVNRGTLCPKGAGLLDFVHSPNRLTHPEVREAGSNEWKRIEWSDALDRIARLMKDDRDANFVERNEEGQTVNRWLSTGFLAASASSNEAGYITHKVVRSLGILGFDNQARVUHGPTVASLAPTFGRGAMTNHWSDIQNADLILIMGGNAAEAHPCGFKWVTEAKARNKARLVVVDPRFTRSASVADYYAPIRTGTDIAFLGGLINYLLENDKIQHEYVVNYTDVSFIVKEGFGFENGLFNGYDADRRAYPDKSAWSYELDEDGFARVDKSLTHPRCVFNLLKQHYSRYTPEVVSNICGTPQDRMLKVWETIAETSAPGKVMTIMYALGWTQHSTGSQMIRTGAMVQLLLGNIGMPGGGMNALRGHSNIQGLTDLGLLSNQLPGYMTLPLEAEQDYTSYIAKRTAKPLRPGQLSYWQHYEKFHVSLMKAWYGKNATAENNWGYDWLPKLDIPGYDVLKVFDMMYQGQVNGYFCQGFNPIASFPNKAKVSAALAKLKYLVIMDPLATETSEFWRNAGEYNDVDTASIQTTVFRLPTTCFAEEDGSLVNSSRWLQWHWKAAEPPGQAQTDVVIMGGLFHRLREMYRKEGGAYAEPLLNIDWGYRQPEEPTAEEIAQEYNGRALSDVFDLQTGAQVAKAGELLPGFGLLRADGTTSSGCWIWCGSWTQAGNQMARRDDADPYGMGQTLGWAWAWPANRRILYNRASADPAGNPWEPQKKRLVWWDGGKWGGTDVPDFKVDSRPEDGMNPFIMNPEGVARLFAVDKMNEGPFPEHYEPFETPIGRNPMHPDNVQAISNPAARVFKNDMELFGTAEDFPYAATTYRLTEHFHFWTKHCRLNAITQPEQFVEIGEVLANELGIKAGERVKVSSNRGYIKAVAVVTKRIKPLTVDGQTVHHIGIPLHWGFAGVARNGYLTNTLTPFVGDANTQTPEFKSFLVNVEKA; from the coding sequence ATGGATATGAACCGTCGACAGTTCTTCAAGGTCTGCGGTGTGGGCCTTGGGGCGTCGAGCATGGCGGCATTGGGTATGGCCCCGCCGACGGCGTATGCCGAGTCGATCCGTCATTTCAAACTGACCAACACGCGCGAAACCCGCAACACCTGCCCTTACTGCTCGGTCGGCTGCGGACTGATCCTCTACAGCCATGGCAGTGGCGGCAAGAACGTCGCACAAAACATCATCCACATCGAAGGCGACTCCGATCACCCGGTCAACCGCGGCACCCTGTGCCCGAAAGGCGCCGGCCTGCTCGACTTCGTTCACAGCCCCAATCGCCTGACTCACCCGGAAGTCCGTGAAGCCGGCAGCAACGAGTGGAAGCGCATCGAGTGGAGCGACGCCCTCGACCGCATCGCGCGGCTGATGAAGGACGACCGCGACGCCAACTTCGTCGAACGCAACGAAGAGGGTCAGACGGTCAACCGCTGGCTGAGCACCGGTTTCCTCGCCGCCTCGGCGTCATCCAACGAGGCTGGCTACATCACCCACAAGGTGGTGCGTTCACTCGGCATTCTGGGATTCGATAACCAGGCACGTGTCTGACACGGCCCGACGGTGGCAAGTCTTGCCCCGACGTTTGGCCGTGGAGCCATGACCAATCACTGGTCCGATATCCAGAACGCTGACCTGATCCTGATCATGGGCGGTAACGCGGCCGAAGCGCACCCGTGCGGCTTCAAATGGGTTACCGAGGCCAAGGCGCGCAACAAGGCGCGGCTGGTGGTGGTCGACCCACGCTTCACCCGCTCTGCCTCGGTGGCCGATTACTACGCGCCGATCCGTACCGGAACCGACATCGCCTTCCTTGGCGGGTTGATCAACTACCTGCTGGAAAACGACAAGATCCAGCACGAGTACGTGGTCAACTACACCGATGTCTCATTCATCGTGAAGGAAGGCTTCGGCTTCGAGAACGGCCTGTTCAACGGCTACGACGCCGACCGCCGCGCCTACCCGGACAAATCAGCCTGGAGTTACGAGCTCGACGAGGACGGTTTTGCCCGCGTCGACAAGAGCCTTACGCATCCGCGCTGCGTGTTCAATCTGCTCAAGCAGCACTACAGCCGCTACACGCCGGAGGTGGTCAGCAACATATGCGGCACGCCGCAAGACCGCATGCTCAAGGTCTGGGAAACCATCGCCGAGACTTCGGCGCCGGGCAAGGTCATGACCATCATGTATGCCCTCGGCTGGACCCAGCATTCGACCGGCTCACAGATGATCCGTACCGGCGCCATGGTGCAGCTGCTGCTCGGCAACATCGGCATGCCCGGCGGCGGCATGAATGCCCTGCGCGGGCACTCCAACATCCAGGGCCTGACCGACCTCGGCCTGCTCTCCAACCAGTTGCCGGGCTACATGACCCTGCCGCTGGAAGCCGAGCAGGATTACACCTCCTACATCGCCAAGCGCACTGCCAAGCCGCTACGGCCGGGGCAGCTGTCCTACTGGCAGCACTACGAGAAATTCCACGTCAGCCTGATGAAGGCCTGGTACGGCAAGAACGCCACGGCGGAGAACAACTGGGGTTACGACTGGCTGCCGAAGCTGGATATCCCCGGCTACGACGTGCTCAAGGTGTTCGACATGATGTACCAGGGGCAGGTGAACGGTTATTTCTGCCAGGGCTTTAACCCGATCGCCTCGTTCCCCAACAAGGCCAAGGTCAGCGCCGCACTGGCCAAGCTCAAGTACCTGGTGATCATGGACCCGCTGGCCACCGAGACGTCGGAGTTCTGGCGCAACGCCGGCGAATACAACGACGTCGACACCGCCAGCATCCAGACCACGGTGTTCCGCCTGCCGACCACCTGCTTCGCCGAGGAGGACGGCTCGCTGGTCAACAGCAGCCGCTGGCTGCAGTGGCACTGGAAGGCCGCCGAGCCGCCAGGCCAGGCGCAGACCGACGTGGTGATCATGGGCGGGCTGTTCCATCGTCTGCGCGAAATGTATCGCAAGGAGGGCGGCGCCTACGCCGAACCGCTGCTCAACATCGACTGGGGCTATCGCCAGCCGGAAGAACCGACCGCCGAGGAGATCGCCCAGGAGTACAACGGCAGAGCCTTGAGCGACGTCTTCGACCTGCAGACCGGCGCTCAGGTGGCCAAGGCCGGTGAACTGCTACCGGGCTTCGGCCTGCTGCGCGCCGACGGCACTACCTCCAGCGGCTGCTGGATCTGGTGCGGCTCCTGGACTCAGGCCGGCAACCAGATGGCCAGGCGCGACGATGCCGACCCCTACGGCATGGGCCAGACGCTGGGCTGGGCCTGGGCCTGGCCGGCCAACCGCCGCATCCTCTACAACCGTGCATCTGCCGACCCCGCAGGCAACCCGTGGGAGCCGCAGAAAAAACGGCTGGTGTGGTGGGACGGCGGCAAATGGGGCGGTACCGACGTGCCGGACTTCAAGGTCGACTCGCGGCCCGAGGACGGCATGAACCCGTTCATCATGAACCCCGAAGGGGTGGCGCGACTGTTCGCCGTGGACAAGATGAACGAGGGGCCATTCCCCGAGCATTACGAGCCGTTCGAGACGCCCATCGGCCGCAATCCCATGCACCCAGATAACGTCCAGGCCATCAGCAACCCGGCCGCGCGGGTGTTCAAGAACGACATGGAGCTGTTCGGCACCGCGGAGGACTTCCCCTACGCGGCCACCACCTACCGGCTGACGGAGCACTTTCACTTCTGGACCAAGCATTGCCGGCTCAACGCGATCACCCAGCCCGAGCAGTTCGTCGAGATCGGCGAAGTGCTGGCCAACGAGCTGGGCATCAAGGCTGGCGAACGGGTCAAGGTGTCGTCCAACCGCGGCTACATCAAGGCGGTGGCAGTGGTGACCAAGCGCATCAAGCCGCTTACGGTGGACGGCCAGACCGTGCATCACATCGGCATCCCGCTGCACTGGGGCTTCGCCGGGGTGGCGCGCAACGGTTACCTGACCAACACGCTGACGCCGTTCGTGGGTGACGCCAACACCCAGACGCCGGAGTTCAAGTCGTTCCTGGTCAACGTGGAGAAGGCATGA
- the fdxH gene encoding formate dehydrogenase subunit beta, with the protein MATQDVIARSATTTERPSIREIGEVAKLIDTSKCIGCKACQVACSEWNDLRDEVGTSNGTYDNPIDLTAESWTVMKFAEYENPGSGDLEWLIRKDGCMHCADPGCLKACPAPGAIVKYANGIVDFNQDHCIGCGYCITGCPFDIPRISEKDKKAYKCTLCSDRVSVGLEPACVKTCPTGAIVFGSKDDMKEHAAGRIADLKERGFDQAGLYDPDGVGGTHVMYVLHHADQPSLYSDLPNEPTISPLVSLWKGVTKPLALLGMGAAVLAGFFHYTRVGPVRVEEEDEKAELSEPVVHQVDPSVHVVDPKEPRP; encoded by the coding sequence ATGGCTACTCAAGACGTGATTGCCCGCTCCGCCACGACCACCGAGCGGCCGTCGATCCGCGAGATCGGCGAAGTGGCGAAACTGATCGACACCTCCAAGTGCATCGGCTGCAAGGCCTGCCAGGTGGCGTGTTCGGAATGGAACGACCTGCGCGACGAAGTCGGCACCAGCAACGGGACCTACGACAATCCGATCGACCTCACCGCCGAATCCTGGACGGTGATGAAGTTCGCCGAGTACGAGAACCCCGGCAGTGGCGACCTCGAGTGGCTGATCCGCAAGGACGGCTGCATGCACTGCGCGGACCCGGGCTGCCTCAAGGCCTGCCCGGCGCCGGGAGCGATCGTTAAGTACGCCAACGGTATCGTCGACTTCAACCAGGACCACTGCATCGGCTGCGGCTACTGCATCACCGGTTGCCCCTTCGACATCCCGCGCATTTCCGAGAAGGACAAGAAGGCCTACAAGTGCACGCTGTGTTCCGACCGCGTTTCCGTCGGCCTTGAGCCAGCCTGCGTAAAGACCTGCCCCACTGGGGCCATCGTCTTCGGCAGCAAGGACGACATGAAGGAGCACGCGGCCGGGCGCATCGCCGATCTGAAGGAGCGCGGTTTCGACCAAGCCGGGCTGTACGACCCCGATGGCGTCGGCGGTACGCACGTGATGTACGTGCTGCACCATGCCGATCAGCCTTCGCTGTACAGCGACCTGCCGAACGAGCCGACCATCAGCCCGTTGGTCAGCCTGTGGAAGGGTGTGACCAAGCCCCTCGCCCTGCTGGGCATGGGAGCGGCAGTGCTGGCCGGCTTCTTCCACTACACGCGGGTCGGGCCGGTGCGCGTCGAGGAAGAGGACGAAAAGGCCGAACTCAGCGAGCCCGTGGTGCACCAGGTCGATCCTTCGGTGCATGTTGTCGACCCCAAGGAGCCGCGCCCCTGA
- a CDS encoding formate dehydrogenase subunit gamma, whose product MNNNDIERYNPSQRTNHWIVAILFVLAALSGLALFHPALFGLSGLFGGGTWTRILHPFIGVAMFVFFLWLAIRFAGHNRIEARDRQWLRQINDVVHNREEKLPEVGRYNAGQKVLFWVLIVSMLVLLLSGIVIWREYFSSFFGIVSLRWASLLHAIAAFVLIVSIIVHIYAAIWLKGSMGAMLYGTVSRAWARKHHPAWYREITERK is encoded by the coding sequence ATGAATAACAACGACATCGAACGCTACAACCCCTCGCAGCGAACCAATCACTGGATCGTTGCCATCCTCTTCGTACTCGCCGCGCTGTCCGGCCTGGCGCTGTTCCATCCGGCGCTGTTCGGCCTCTCCGGGCTGTTCGGCGGCGGCACCTGGACGCGCATCCTGCACCCCTTCATCGGGGTCGCGATGTTCGTCTTCTTCCTCTGGCTGGCGATCCGCTTCGCCGGGCATAACCGCATCGAAGCACGCGACCGCCAGTGGCTCAGGCAGATCAACGACGTGGTGCACAACCGCGAGGAAAAACTGCCGGAAGTCGGCCGCTACAACGCCGGGCAAAAGGTGCTGTTCTGGGTGCTGATCGTCAGCATGCTGGTGTTGCTGCTCAGCGGCATCGTCATCTGGCGCGAGTACTTCAGCAGCTTCTTCGGCATCGTCTCGCTGCGCTGGGCAAGCCTGCTGCATGCCATCGCCGCCTTTGTGCTGATCGTCAGCATCATCGTGCACATTTACGCCGCCATCTGGCTCAAGGGCTCGATGGGCGCCATGCTCTACGGCACTGTCAGCCGCGCCTGGGCGCGCAAGCACCATCCGGCCTGGTATCGGGAGATCACCGAGCGCAAATAA